A genomic region of Gemmata massiliana contains the following coding sequences:
- a CDS encoding UTP--glucose-1-phosphate uridylyltransferase: MLLDIITSSDPVVRNTPLAVACRKLSYHELLAERDALDRFRRASANLYDRVRALFFLYAIDRFHLPARPELPTSGRIPYAGVERLLARRFDEAVRLFRAEEQASGPSDPVCSALAVAHHALAFQTLADQVRASVRGAAGNRWMFRTGSAGEHPLRVRPELRTRATPGGAFPVLRERTPVRMDLSHSCWSDIFFLGMDYPEGARVLNVSIDLGVNGRDAHPRPPIEVYFRVIDEPVLRLVSVDLDAAADVKSLAEVFDFARDYLGLLKAAVIASGLIPPGLEGVRQELKQVLAAQVGPGLGIELVSVVNDIPKGSRLAVSTNLLAALIAVCMRATGQAKALTGGLTESERRLVAARAILGEWIGGSGGGWQDSGGVWPGIKLIEGTFSAEGDPEFGVSRGRLLPRHTVLGPDRVPPEARQRLEDSLVLVHGGMAQNVGPVLEMVTEKYLLREEREWTARQEALGIFDEIAGHLQSGDVKLLGGATTRNFAGPIQTVIPAATNAFTEALIASARAQFGADFWGFWMLGGMSGGGMGFMVAPNRKREAQTYLRAEMSRLRNALRTSLPFAMEPVVYDFAINPNGTTADLLPLDEALLPRGYYALLVPRWLREDPRSVPASKRAELDRVGLAARRNPDLSGLVESLFDRMLPSAPNSPTKSGNIAELLAANGFDREQHERIRADLRRGLIGLALNRLPASTVVEDVRAGDVVDARAGLSAAHEARGRAALAAGEVAVVTLAAGAGSRWTQGAGVVKALHPFARLGGHHRTFLEIHLAKSQRISNTFGAPVPHVFTTGYLTHEPIAAHLEANRSYGYAGPVRLSRGLSVGLRLVPMERDLRFAWEETAHQVLDERKQRVRESAHAALIGWARGAGEGADYTDNEPLQCLHPVGHWYEVPNLLRNGVLRDLLAERPQLKTLLVHNVDTLGADLDPAILGLHLESGRQLTFEAIGRRLEDRGGGLARVNGRVRILEGLAMPREEEEFTLTYYNSLTTWVDIDGLLNFFGLTRNDLNDIARVGAAVNQMATRLPTYVTLKDVKKRWGHGHEDVYPVCQFEKLWGDMTAVDGVDCGFVAVPRARGQQLKDPAQLDGWLRDGSADSVSQLCTFSARG; encoded by the coding sequence ATGCTCCTCGACATCATCACGTCTTCCGATCCTGTCGTGCGCAACACGCCGCTGGCGGTCGCGTGTCGCAAACTGAGCTACCACGAGCTTCTCGCGGAGCGCGACGCGCTCGACCGGTTCCGGCGCGCCAGCGCGAACCTCTACGACCGCGTGCGCGCGCTGTTCTTCCTCTACGCGATTGACCGGTTCCACTTGCCCGCGCGCCCGGAACTCCCGACCAGCGGGCGCATTCCCTACGCCGGTGTCGAGCGCCTGTTGGCCCGGCGCTTCGATGAGGCCGTGCGCCTGTTTCGTGCGGAAGAACAGGCCAGCGGGCCGAGCGATCCCGTTTGTAGCGCGCTGGCCGTTGCGCACCACGCGCTCGCGTTCCAGACGCTGGCGGATCAGGTGCGCGCCAGCGTTCGCGGTGCGGCGGGGAACCGCTGGATGTTCCGCACCGGTTCCGCGGGCGAACACCCGCTCCGCGTGCGCCCCGAATTGCGCACGCGGGCAACGCCGGGCGGGGCGTTCCCGGTGCTGCGCGAGCGCACGCCGGTGCGCATGGACCTCTCGCACTCGTGCTGGAGCGACATCTTTTTCCTCGGGATGGACTACCCCGAAGGCGCGCGCGTGCTGAACGTGTCGATCGACCTCGGGGTGAACGGGCGCGACGCGCACCCGCGCCCGCCCATCGAGGTCTACTTCCGCGTGATCGACGAGCCGGTCTTGCGCCTCGTTAGCGTCGACCTGGACGCCGCCGCTGACGTAAAATCGCTCGCCGAGGTGTTCGACTTCGCACGCGATTACTTGGGGCTGCTGAAAGCGGCGGTGATTGCGTCGGGTTTGATTCCGCCCGGGCTGGAAGGTGTGCGTCAGGAGTTGAAGCAGGTACTCGCCGCACAGGTCGGGCCGGGGCTGGGCATCGAACTCGTTAGCGTCGTAAACGACATCCCGAAGGGTTCGCGGCTCGCAGTGTCGACGAACCTGCTCGCGGCACTCATTGCCGTGTGCATGCGCGCGACCGGGCAGGCGAAGGCACTGACCGGCGGGCTGACCGAGTCCGAGCGCCGGCTCGTCGCGGCCCGTGCGATCCTGGGCGAGTGGATCGGCGGGTCCGGTGGCGGGTGGCAGGATTCGGGCGGGGTGTGGCCCGGGATCAAGCTCATTGAAGGCACTTTTTCGGCCGAGGGCGATCCGGAGTTCGGTGTTAGCCGCGGGCGGCTCCTCCCGCGCCACACGGTTCTCGGCCCGGATCGCGTGCCGCCCGAAGCGCGCCAGCGCCTCGAAGACAGTCTGGTACTCGTTCACGGCGGGATGGCCCAAAACGTCGGCCCGGTTCTGGAGATGGTCACAGAAAAATACCTGTTACGCGAAGAGCGCGAGTGGACCGCGCGCCAGGAGGCGCTCGGGATCTTCGACGAGATCGCGGGGCACCTGCAAAGTGGCGACGTGAAACTACTCGGTGGCGCCACGACGCGGAACTTCGCGGGGCCGATCCAAACGGTCATACCGGCCGCGACGAACGCCTTCACGGAGGCGCTGATCGCGTCCGCGCGGGCGCAGTTTGGGGCGGATTTCTGGGGCTTCTGGATGCTCGGGGGGATGTCCGGCGGCGGGATGGGGTTCATGGTCGCGCCGAATCGCAAGCGCGAAGCCCAAACCTATCTGCGTGCCGAAATGAGCCGCTTGCGGAACGCGCTGCGAACGAGCTTGCCGTTCGCGATGGAGCCGGTCGTTTACGATTTCGCGATCAACCCGAACGGCACCACCGCCGATCTACTTCCGCTCGACGAGGCACTGTTGCCGCGCGGGTACTACGCGCTCCTGGTGCCGCGCTGGTTGCGCGAAGACCCGCGCTCCGTGCCCGCGTCCAAGCGCGCGGAACTCGATCGCGTGGGGCTGGCCGCGCGCCGCAATCCGGATCTGTCCGGGTTGGTGGAATCACTCTTCGACCGCATGTTGCCCAGTGCGCCGAACTCGCCCACCAAGAGTGGAAATATCGCCGAGCTGCTCGCCGCGAACGGCTTCGACCGCGAGCAGCACGAGCGCATCCGGGCCGACCTGCGTCGCGGACTGATCGGCCTCGCGCTGAACCGGCTCCCGGCTTCGACCGTGGTGGAGGATGTGCGCGCGGGCGACGTGGTCGATGCGCGTGCGGGGTTGAGTGCGGCACACGAGGCACGCGGACGCGCGGCACTGGCAGCAGGCGAGGTCGCGGTGGTGACGCTGGCGGCCGGCGCGGGCAGCCGGTGGACCCAGGGCGCGGGTGTGGTGAAGGCGCTGCACCCGTTCGCGCGGCTCGGCGGGCACCACCGCACGTTCCTCGAAATCCACCTCGCGAAGAGTCAGCGCATCTCGAACACGTTCGGCGCGCCGGTGCCGCACGTCTTCACCACGGGTTACCTCACGCACGAACCGATCGCCGCTCACCTGGAAGCGAACCGATCTTACGGGTACGCGGGACCGGTGCGGCTCTCTCGCGGGCTGTCCGTGGGGTTGCGACTCGTTCCGATGGAGCGCGACTTGCGGTTCGCGTGGGAAGAAACTGCACATCAGGTGCTCGACGAGCGCAAACAGCGCGTGCGCGAGAGCGCCCACGCCGCGTTGATCGGTTGGGCGCGCGGGGCGGGGGAGGGGGCGGACTATACCGATAACGAACCGCTCCAGTGCCTGCACCCGGTCGGCCACTGGTACGAGGTGCCCAATTTACTGCGAAACGGCGTGCTGCGCGACTTACTCGCCGAGCGCCCGCAACTGAAAACGCTGCTCGTTCACAACGTGGATACGCTCGGTGCCGATCTCGACCCCGCGATCCTGGGGCTGCACCTCGAATCGGGTCGACAGCTCACGTTCGAGGCGATCGGTCGGCGGCTCGAAGATCGAGGAGGCGGACTGGCGCGCGTGAACGGTCGGGTGCGGATTCTCGAAGGGCTGGCGATGCCCCGCGAAGAAGAAGAGTTCACGCTCACCTACTACAACTCGCTGACGACGTGGGTGGACATCGACGGCCTCCTGAATTTCTTCGGTCTCACGCGGAATGACCTGAACGACATCGCGCGAGTGGGGGCCGCTGTGAATCAGATGGCGACGCGCCTGCCGACCTACGTGACATTGAAAGACGTGAAGAAGCGCTGGGGGCACGGGCACGAGGACGTGTACCCGGTGTGCCAGTTCGAGAAACTGTGGGGCGACATGACCGCGGTGGACGGCGTGGACTGCGGGTTCGTGGCGGTCCCGCGGGCGCGCGGGCAGCAACTCAAAGACCCGGCGCAACTCGACGGCTGGCTCCGCGACGGTTCGGCCGACTCCGTGTCGCAGTTGTGTACGTTCTCTGCCCGTGGGTAG
- a CDS encoding sugar phosphate nucleotidyltransferase translates to MKITKAVITTAGRGQRGLPAQSLVDRDGVEKKALEIILDEVVDAGAEAVCLVTAPGDEPVYRAAAGAHAPLLTFVTQPEPLGYGHAVLLARQFTAGQPFLHLVSDHLYVARGATRSARQVADLARAEGCAVSAVQPTRESVLRFYGTVGGRRVAQRPDLYEIQHVLEKPTPSEAEQVLSVPGVRAGFYLCFFGIHVFTPLVMDILAEQAALGRGGRPLDLSSTLAELARRERYLALEVAGQRHNIGLKYGLLTAQLALALDGVDREKILAQIVDLLAQRNSAHSE, encoded by the coding sequence ATGAAAATCACCAAGGCGGTTATTACCACCGCCGGGCGCGGGCAGCGCGGGCTACCCGCTCAATCGCTGGTCGACCGGGACGGCGTCGAGAAAAAAGCCCTGGAAATCATCCTCGACGAAGTCGTGGATGCTGGGGCTGAGGCCGTCTGCCTGGTGACCGCACCTGGCGACGAACCAGTGTACCGTGCTGCGGCCGGGGCACACGCCCCGCTCCTCACCTTTGTCACCCAACCCGAACCGCTCGGTTACGGGCACGCGGTGTTGCTCGCGCGCCAGTTCACCGCCGGGCAACCGTTCCTTCACCTTGTGAGCGACCACCTGTACGTCGCCCGCGGTGCGACGCGGTCCGCGCGGCAAGTGGCGGACCTGGCGCGAGCAGAAGGGTGCGCGGTATCGGCCGTGCAACCCACGCGCGAGAGCGTGCTGCGGTTCTACGGGACCGTCGGCGGGCGCCGAGTCGCGCAGCGCCCGGATCTCTACGAAATCCAGCACGTTCTCGAAAAGCCCACTCCCAGCGAAGCCGAACAGGTACTCTCTGTGCCCGGAGTGCGAGCCGGCTTCTATCTGTGTTTCTTCGGAATTCACGTGTTCACGCCGCTGGTGATGGACATCCTTGCTGAACAAGCGGCGCTGGGCCGTGGCGGGCGCCCGCTGGATCTGTCGTCCACACTGGCCGAACTCGCCCGACGTGAACGCTATCTTGCACTCGAAGTGGCTGGTCAGCGCCACAACATCGGGCTGAAGTACGGGCTCCTCACGGCCCAACTTGCGCTGGCACTCGACGGCGTGGATCGCGAGAAGATCCTGGCTCAAATCGTCGACTTGCTCGCGCAGCGGAACAGCGCCCACTCTGAATGA
- a CDS encoding metallophosphoesterase: MKIRLTRRRFVLGLGAAALGVGVWTWRIEPHLVTVVQREMPVHNLPPELDGKTLAQVSDLHVCPRVDSDYLSACLRELSALQPDLVAVTGDFMSQASSERIEEVARVFESLAAPPLGTFAVLGNHDYGERWSDSRIADRLVRRLTDAGVTVLRNTSQVVAGLRLVGVDDKWGPNFRPAAVLPTLTADEPAVVLCHNPDAVDSPVDWGRYQGWILSGHTHGGQCKPPFLAPPLLPVSNQRYTSGAFDLGDGRSLYINRGLGHLLRVRFNVRPEITVFRLVKA; the protein is encoded by the coding sequence ATGAAAATTCGATTGACGCGCCGCCGGTTCGTATTGGGACTTGGCGCCGCAGCGCTGGGCGTCGGAGTGTGGACCTGGCGCATCGAACCGCACTTGGTGACGGTCGTGCAGCGCGAGATGCCGGTTCACAATTTGCCGCCGGAGTTGGACGGCAAGACGCTGGCGCAAGTGAGCGATCTCCATGTGTGCCCGCGAGTCGATTCGGACTACCTCTCCGCGTGCTTACGGGAACTGTCCGCCCTTCAGCCCGATCTGGTCGCTGTCACGGGCGATTTCATGAGTCAGGCAAGTTCGGAGCGCATTGAGGAAGTGGCGCGCGTGTTCGAGTCGCTCGCCGCGCCACCTCTGGGCACGTTCGCGGTGCTGGGGAACCACGATTACGGCGAGCGTTGGTCCGATTCGCGCATCGCGGACCGACTCGTGCGCCGGCTGACGGACGCGGGCGTTACCGTGTTGCGGAACACGAGTCAGGTCGTCGCGGGGCTTCGCCTCGTTGGTGTGGACGACAAATGGGGACCGAACTTCCGTCCCGCGGCCGTGCTTCCAACGTTGACCGCCGACGAACCGGCCGTGGTGCTGTGCCACAATCCCGACGCCGTAGATTCTCCGGTGGATTGGGGCCGGTACCAGGGGTGGATTCTCTCCGGGCACACGCACGGCGGGCAGTGCAAACCGCCGTTTCTGGCCCCGCCGCTACTTCCCGTATCGAACCAGCGCTACACGTCGGGGGCGTTCGACCTCGGGGACGGGCGCTCGCTGTACATCAACCGCGGGTTGGGACACCTGCTCCGGGTGCGGTTCAACGTGCGCCCCGAAATCACCGTCTTCCGGCTCGTGAAAGCGTAA
- a CDS encoding ABC-F family ATP-binding cassette domain-containing protein encodes MSLLLSAQELSKSYGPRPLFEGLSVELRAGERVGLIGPNGAGKSTLLKILAGIEVPDSGTRTARRGVRVGYLTQDDVFEPGQSAQDVLMTALVGENLEDHERETRTAITLTQVGFEDFDVRADTLSGGWRKRLSIARELVREPDLLLMDEPTNHLDLPGVVWLERLLRAAPFAYLVATHDRAFLRAVSDEILEVSRVYPGGAFRVAGAFDDFADKRDAFLEAQARQRDAVANQVRRETEWLGRKESAQRKKSRSRIGEAAARRDELAELNYRTAAAGTAAIDFAGTGRQTKKLLTATGIGKALGGRPLFSGLDLIVSPGTRLGLLGPNGSGKSTLLKALAGEIESDQGVVTRADGLRVVTFEQGRSTLDLTVPLRTALSPNSDTVTFNGRQLHVGGWAQRFLFRPDQLDVEMSALSGGERARVRIAQLMLKPADLLLLDEPTNDLDIPSLEALEDSLDEFPGAVILVTHDRDLMDRLCTEVIGLDGLGGSAKYGSVGQWLTSFERATEAAKPAPVAPVKKAPTPPAAKPKKLSFKEQQEWDGIEAAIVTAEEAVATREQEVANAGSNHVALTAACKALEEAQAVVEKLYTRWQELEAKRGGS; translated from the coding sequence ATGTCGTTGCTGCTGTCCGCTCAAGAACTGAGTAAGAGCTACGGCCCGAGGCCGCTGTTCGAGGGGCTTTCGGTCGAACTCCGCGCGGGCGAGCGCGTCGGGCTTATCGGTCCCAACGGAGCGGGGAAATCGACGCTCTTGAAGATTCTCGCCGGAATCGAAGTCCCCGATAGCGGGACGCGGACCGCGCGCAGGGGCGTGCGCGTCGGGTACCTCACACAGGACGACGTCTTTGAACCGGGGCAGAGCGCCCAAGACGTTCTGATGACGGCCCTTGTGGGCGAGAACCTCGAGGACCACGAGCGCGAAACTCGCACCGCGATCACGCTCACCCAAGTCGGGTTCGAGGACTTCGACGTGCGCGCCGATACGCTCTCCGGCGGGTGGCGCAAGCGACTCTCGATCGCGCGCGAACTGGTGCGCGAACCCGACCTGCTCCTCATGGACGAACCGACGAACCACCTCGACCTGCCCGGCGTGGTGTGGCTCGAGCGCCTCCTGCGTGCGGCACCGTTCGCGTACCTCGTGGCCACTCACGACCGTGCGTTCCTCCGGGCCGTGTCCGACGAGATCCTGGAAGTGAGCCGCGTGTACCCCGGGGGCGCGTTCCGGGTCGCGGGCGCGTTCGACGACTTCGCCGACAAGCGCGATGCGTTCCTCGAAGCGCAGGCGCGGCAGCGCGACGCTGTCGCTAACCAGGTCCGGCGCGAAACCGAGTGGCTCGGGCGCAAGGAATCCGCCCAGCGGAAGAAATCGCGCTCGCGCATCGGCGAGGCCGCCGCGCGCCGCGACGAACTCGCCGAACTGAACTACCGCACTGCCGCGGCGGGAACGGCGGCGATCGACTTCGCCGGAACCGGTCGGCAGACGAAGAAACTTCTCACGGCGACCGGCATCGGCAAGGCTCTTGGCGGGCGCCCGCTTTTCAGTGGGCTGGACCTGATCGTCAGCCCGGGCACGCGGCTCGGACTTCTGGGGCCGAACGGGAGCGGCAAAAGTACGCTGCTGAAGGCACTCGCGGGCGAAATCGAGTCGGACCAGGGAGTGGTGACGCGCGCGGACGGGTTGCGCGTGGTGACGTTCGAGCAGGGGCGCTCGACGCTCGATCTTACGGTTCCACTTCGCACCGCGCTCAGCCCGAACAGCGACACGGTGACGTTCAACGGGCGACAGCTCCACGTCGGCGGATGGGCGCAACGGTTCCTGTTCCGCCCGGATCAGCTCGATGTCGAAATGAGCGCGCTTTCCGGGGGCGAACGGGCGCGGGTACGGATCGCTCAACTCATGCTGAAACCCGCGGACCTGCTCCTGCTCGACGAACCGACGAACGACCTCGACATTCCGTCGCTCGAAGCCCTGGAAGACAGCCTCGACGAGTTCCCCGGGGCGGTGATCCTCGTGACTCACGACCGTGACCTCATGGACCGGCTGTGTACCGAAGTGATCGGCCTCGACGGACTTGGTGGGTCCGCGAAGTACGGTAGCGTCGGTCAGTGGCTGACGTCCTTTGAGCGCGCGACCGAAGCGGCGAAGCCCGCGCCCGTCGCGCCGGTGAAGAAGGCCCCCACTCCTCCGGCCGCGAAGCCGAAGAAACTGAGCTTCAAGGAACAGCAGGAATGGGATGGGATCGAGGCCGCGATTGTCACCGCGGAGGAAGCGGTGGCCACACGCGAACAGGAGGTCGCGAACGCGGGCAGTAACCACGTCGCGCTCACCGCGGCGTGCAAGGCGCTCGAAGAGGCGCAAGCCGTAGTGGAGAAACTCTACACGCGGTGGCAGGAACTCGAAGCCAAGCGCGGAGGGAGTTAG
- a CDS encoding DUF1553 domain-containing protein, with protein MRFAVLSVPALFALVLFTPVEPTTVRAADPDPAALEFFEKKIRPVLVEHCAACHSADAEKNKKLKGGLFIDSREGMLKGGDSGPAVVPGKPTDSLLLKTMKYDGDVQMPPKGKLPAAVLKDFEKWIAMGAPAPQTGGTALPKKQVGLSIEEGRKFWAYKLPVRPLVPKVQNPEGKARNEIDAFVLAALDAKGLKPAPEADRATLVRRLYYDLTGLPPTPEEVDAFVTAKAPDAYEKLVDRLLASPEFGVRWGRHWLDIARFAESVTLRGFVYPHAWRYRDYVIDSFNADVPFDRFIREQLAGDLLPAATTDERKRQLVATTFLQLGNTNLEEQDKKALRMDVVDEQLDVITKGFLGQTVTCARCHDHKFDPIPTKDYYALAGILRNVKAMEHANVSKWIEVPLPAAPATELALKEHETAVASLQARIATAKKVAGTTAAGALAVKDVPGIVVDDAQAKKVGDWVPSTFNKTFIGAGYIHDSDGGKGQKTLTFQPDAVPPGKFEVRLAYSPGTNRAAKVTVHVFSADGETEIGVDMTKTPSIDGRFVSLGEYRFEKGGQAYVMISNEGTKGHVTADAVVFLSLDKNEQGSKPARAETNTLKALEAELKKLQTTGPKREMAMSVVEESVIEDTKVHVRGSVHNLGEVAPRGFVTVALYGTPPTVSKNHSGRAELADWIASKDNPLTARVAVNRVWHWLLGAGLVRTVDNFGTTGELPSHPELLDHLAILFQNPTDHANGMGWSTKKLVRYIVLSRTYRQSTTGDAATVTADPENQLFGRANRKRLEAEEIRDTVLTVSAQLDSTRGGPTFPDSLAADYGHKTNSTRRSVYLPQFRNAMPEMLEVFDAADPSITTGKRNTGTVAPQALFMMNHPFVLEQADHSATRLLREKHPDDAARLTRAYRFALGREPTSGERKVAERFLKGKSDQDSWTAVFHALFASAEFRYVN; from the coding sequence ATGCGATTTGCTGTCCTCTCCGTGCCCGCCCTCTTCGCCCTTGTACTTTTCACCCCCGTCGAACCAACAACCGTCCGCGCGGCCGATCCCGATCCGGCCGCACTCGAATTCTTCGAGAAGAAGATCCGGCCCGTACTCGTCGAGCACTGCGCCGCGTGTCACTCCGCCGACGCGGAGAAAAACAAGAAGCTCAAGGGCGGGCTGTTCATCGATTCGCGTGAGGGGATGCTCAAGGGCGGCGATAGCGGCCCCGCGGTGGTGCCCGGCAAACCGACCGATAGCCTCCTGCTCAAGACGATGAAGTACGACGGGGACGTGCAGATGCCCCCCAAGGGGAAGCTCCCCGCTGCGGTCCTCAAAGACTTCGAGAAGTGGATCGCGATGGGCGCCCCGGCCCCACAAACTGGCGGAACTGCACTCCCCAAGAAACAGGTTGGGCTGTCCATCGAAGAGGGGCGGAAGTTCTGGGCGTACAAGCTCCCCGTCCGACCGCTCGTACCGAAAGTTCAGAACCCGGAGGGGAAAGCCCGGAACGAGATCGACGCATTCGTCCTTGCCGCGCTCGATGCGAAGGGACTGAAGCCCGCTCCCGAAGCGGATCGCGCGACGCTCGTTCGGCGTCTCTACTACGACCTCACCGGGCTGCCACCGACGCCCGAAGAGGTCGATGCGTTCGTGACGGCCAAAGCCCCGGACGCATACGAGAAGCTCGTGGACAGGCTGCTCGCGTCGCCGGAGTTCGGTGTCCGATGGGGGCGCCACTGGCTCGATATCGCCCGGTTCGCGGAGTCGGTCACGCTACGCGGGTTCGTCTACCCACACGCCTGGCGCTACCGCGATTACGTCATCGACTCGTTCAACGCGGACGTGCCCTTTGATCGATTCATTCGGGAACAACTCGCAGGCGACCTCCTCCCCGCGGCCACCACGGACGAGCGGAAGCGCCAACTCGTCGCAACGACGTTCCTGCAGCTCGGGAACACCAACCTCGAAGAACAGGACAAGAAAGCGCTCCGGATGGACGTCGTGGACGAACAACTCGACGTCATCACGAAGGGCTTTCTGGGACAAACCGTGACGTGTGCGCGGTGCCACGACCACAAGTTCGACCCGATCCCGACAAAGGACTACTACGCCCTCGCCGGCATCCTGCGCAACGTCAAGGCGATGGAGCACGCGAACGTCTCGAAGTGGATCGAGGTACCGCTCCCGGCCGCTCCCGCAACCGAACTGGCGCTCAAAGAACACGAAACCGCGGTCGCGTCGCTCCAAGCGAGGATTGCGACTGCGAAGAAAGTCGCGGGCACTACAGCGGCCGGCGCGCTCGCAGTGAAGGACGTTCCTGGAATCGTGGTGGACGACGCTCAGGCGAAGAAGGTCGGCGATTGGGTGCCGTCCACGTTCAACAAGACATTCATCGGCGCCGGCTACATTCACGACAGCGACGGCGGAAAAGGCCAAAAGACGCTAACGTTCCAGCCTGACGCAGTTCCCCCGGGCAAGTTCGAGGTCCGACTCGCGTACTCGCCGGGCACGAACCGGGCCGCGAAGGTTACCGTTCACGTCTTCAGCGCCGACGGCGAAACCGAGATCGGCGTTGATATGACGAAAACTCCGTCAATCGACGGCCGGTTCGTCTCGCTGGGCGAGTACCGATTCGAGAAGGGCGGACAGGCTTACGTCATGATCTCGAACGAAGGGACGAAGGGACACGTGACCGCCGATGCGGTCGTGTTCCTGTCGCTCGACAAGAATGAACAAGGCAGCAAACCCGCCCGAGCGGAAACGAACACGCTGAAAGCCCTCGAAGCCGAACTGAAGAAGCTCCAGACAACCGGACCGAAGCGCGAGATGGCGATGTCGGTCGTCGAGGAATCGGTAATCGAAGACACGAAGGTTCACGTTCGCGGGAGCGTCCACAATTTGGGCGAAGTCGCTCCGCGCGGGTTCGTGACGGTCGCACTGTACGGCACGCCGCCAACCGTTTCCAAGAACCACAGCGGGCGAGCGGAACTGGCGGATTGGATCGCCTCGAAAGACAACCCGCTGACCGCCCGCGTCGCCGTGAACCGCGTGTGGCACTGGTTGCTCGGCGCGGGGCTGGTTCGCACCGTGGACAACTTCGGCACGACCGGCGAACTACCAAGCCATCCGGAACTACTCGACCACTTGGCGATTCTGTTTCAAAATCCGACCGATCACGCGAACGGTATGGGATGGAGCACGAAGAAACTCGTCCGGTACATCGTTCTCAGCCGCACCTACCGTCAATCCACAACCGGAGACGCCGCGACCGTAACCGCGGACCCGGAAAATCAACTGTTCGGCCGCGCGAATCGTAAACGCCTCGAAGCGGAAGAGATCCGCGACACGGTTCTCACCGTCAGCGCGCAACTCGACTCAACTCGCGGTGGACCGACGTTCCCGGATTCCCTCGCCGCGGACTACGGCCACAAGACCAATTCAACCCGCCGAAGCGTGTACCTGCCCCAATTCCGCAACGCGATGCCGGAAATGCTCGAAGTGTTTGACGCAGCGGACCCGAGTATTACGACGGGCAAGCGGAACACTGGAACGGTCGCCCCGCAAGCGCTGTTCATGATGAACCACCCGTTCGTTCTGGAGCAGGCCGACCATTCCGCAACGCGACTATTGCGCGAAAAGCACCCGGACGACGCAGCCCGGCTCACACGCGCATACCGATTCGCGCTTGGCCGCGAACCCACCTCGGGCGAACGCAAGGTAGCCGAGCGGTTCTTGAAGGGCAAATCCGACCAGGACAGTTGGACCGCGGTGTTCCACGCGCTGTTCGCGTCGGCCGAGTTCCGATACGTAAATTGA
- a CDS encoding EF-hand domain-containing protein — protein MGELRPINVIVLGLMGLFVATLIGIGIAKARRGDAHASRELERIPRVMAAEADLTLTDWFRNMDRDADGKLTRAEFLGTDEQFKRIDTNGNGEISPTEARAADEWFRKSVPD, from the coding sequence ATGGGAGAGCTACGGCCGATTAACGTGATTGTGCTCGGTTTGATGGGACTGTTCGTCGCAACCTTGATCGGGATCGGGATTGCCAAAGCCCGACGCGGAGACGCGCACGCCAGTCGCGAACTGGAGCGCATCCCGCGCGTGATGGCCGCGGAAGCCGATTTAACCCTTACTGACTGGTTTCGAAATATGGACCGGGACGCCGACGGGAAACTAACCCGAGCCGAGTTCCTGGGGACCGACGAACAGTTCAAGCGAATTGATACCAACGGTAACGGTGAGATCTCACCTACCGAGGCCCGCGCCGCGGACGAATGGTTCCGCAAGTCGGTGCCTGACTAA